The proteins below come from a single Alosa sapidissima isolate fAloSap1 chromosome 23, fAloSap1.pri, whole genome shotgun sequence genomic window:
- the mdm1 gene encoding nuclear protein MDM1 isoform X4, whose product MPVRFKGVSEYRNKYRGPTARSRSASPHRRMLLAGLRSAHQGISREPQILSRRKTPTHAPQVSRSLQWDQLSELSRPDPAPPFRPAAGATGGKGGTAVAEIPETPATPRGPRPPEAPVPKEQSQSQPQPHSPLPSPTDQGPEPPINGVQHVLMRKAGLRAGRPSRGRQHSSEYQRQFEWKDRVANSPLLAAEQALHSSAVLPVHISNPVALESEYSRNFKGSPPPRPPRLRRDVERNQVPLFQRENVPPEKASKAKRKKRKEQHWERKHHNPKEEVGQCQPISTNQEAQQNVHSPRNRKMKSEYNANFRSPLQYQYKDGAWVKASDYADEGEGSAHNVAWYHEVRELKEKAELYRQRAWGTHFSRLHFNQILSDQNHLWEASTASASGSAEQSNRSRTDSSPTIEALDLARVGSGTGSANSARSGGQASTRGQPLAPTVPIPVQPKQAWGAREEPGPVERTDDQAEDKDEEEEERENGEKRERGEDRARESEGSSSLREGGRLPTPKLRTLGLAQRTHHDRTTPAAGGAILVSPPRARASMRERPSPSPQGKPRSPQRLMGHVSPAPTPGKAEEARLTRTPPAAGLTTVDHLPLRDDAWYGAGLSKEPPKRSSVPRSCRRRDPNVKAWTAPWATLPANRIQGALRDPEFQHNDDRMSHISARSAASCSMADQVLGRALKRKENFWGKS is encoded by the exons ATGCCTGTCCGTTTTAAG GGTGTCAGTGAGTACAGAAACAAGTATCGAGGACCAACGGCGAGATCCAGGAGTGCGTCTCCTCATCGCAGAATGTTACTGGCTGGCCTACGATCTGCTCACCAGG gtATCAGCCGGGAGCCACAGATTCTGTCCCGGAGGAAGACCCCTACCCACGCTCCACAGGTGTCACGCTCCCTCCAGTGGGATCAGCTGTCGGAGCTGAGTCGCCCGGACCCAGCCCCTCCCTTCAGACCTGCTGCTGGGGCAACTGGGGGGAAAGGGGGCACTGCAGTGGCAGAGATACCAGAGACCCCAGCGACTCCCAGGGGCCCCAGACCGCCAGAGGCCCCAGTCCCAAAAGAGCAGTCACAGTCCCAGCCCCagcctcactctcctctcccctcacccACAGACCAAGGACCAGAGCCCCCCATAAATGGA GTGCAGCATGTGTTGATGAGGAAGGCAGGGCTCAGAGCGGGCAGGCCGTCCAGGGGCAGGCAGCACAGCTCAGAGTACCAGAGGCAGTTTGAGTGGAAGGACAGAGTGGCCAACTCACCTCTGCTGGCTGCGGAGCAG GCTCTCCACTCCAGTGCAGTGCTCCCTGTGCACATTTCTAACCCTGTGGCCCTCGAAAGCGAATACAGCAGGAACTTTAAGGGTTCCCCACCCCCTCGGCCACCGCGCTTACGACGGGACGTCGAGCGGAATCAGGTTCCGTTGTTCCAAAGGGAGAATGTTCCCCCAGAGAAAGCCTCTAAG GCcaagaggaagaaaaggaagGAGCAACATTGGGAGAGGAAGCACCATAACCCCAAAGAGGAAGTGGGCCAGTGCCAGCCAATCAGCACCAATCAGGAAGCCCAGCAAAATGTACATTCTCCTAGAAACAG GAAGATGAAGTCTGAGTATAATGCCAACTTCCGCTCTCCACTGCAGTATCAATACAAAGATGGGGCCTGGGTGAAGGCCTCAGACTATGCAGATGAG GGGGAGGGAAGTGCCCATAATGTGGCGTGGTATCATGAG gtgcgAGAGCTGAAGGAGAAGGCCGAGCTGTACCGGCAGCGGGCCTGGGGCACACACTTCTCCCGGCTCCACTTCAACCAGATCCTGTCGGATCAAAACCACCTGTGGGAGGCCTCCACTGCCTCCGCTTCTGGGTCGGCTGAGCAGAGCAACCGCTCCCGCACGGACAGCAGTCCCACCATAGAGGCCCTAGACCTGGCCAG AGTGGGCAGTGGGACAGGCAGTGCCAACTCTGCCCGCTCTGGCGGCCAAGCATCCACCAGGGGGCAGCCCCTTGCCCCCACCGTCCCTATCCCGGTCCAGCCCAAACAGGCATGGGGCGCCCGGGAGGAGCCTGGTCCGGTGGAGCGGACAGACGATCAGGCCGAAGACAAGgacgaggaagaagaggagagagagaacggagagaaaagagagagaggagaagacag GGCTCGGGAGTCCGAGGGATCCAGCAGCCTCAGGGAAGGGGGCAGGCTGCCGACGCCCAAACTGCGGACCTTGGGCCTCGCTCAGCGGACTCACCACGACCGCACCACCCCTGCTGCCG GAGGAGCCATTTTGGTATCTCCCCCAAGAGCGAGGGCCTCTATGCGTGAGCGACCGAGCCCGTCTCCCCAGGGGAAACCCCGCTCGCCACAAAGGCTCATGGGACATGTTTCCCCAGCCCCGACACCCGGCAAG GCAGAGGAGGCCAGGCTGACCCGCACGCCTCCCGCGGCAGGCCTGACGACTGTGGACCATCTGCCACTCCGTGATGACGCCTGGTATGGTGCGGGTCTGTCCAAGGAACCCCCCAAAAGGTCGTCGGTCCCAAGGTCGTGCCGAAGGCGGGACCCCAATGTGAAGGCCTGGACTGCCCCCTGGGCCACACTGCCTGCCAACCGAATCCAAGGTGCGCTCAGGGACCCCGAGTTCCAGCACAATG ACGACCGCATGTCACACATCTCAGCCAGATCTGCAGCGTCCTGCTCCATGGCTGACCAGGTGTTGGGCCGGGCTTTGAAGAGGAAGGAGAACTTCTGGGGGAAAAGctaa
- the mdm1 gene encoding nuclear protein MDM1 isoform X1 produces MPVRFKGVSEYRNKYRGPTARSRSASPHRRMLLAGLRSAHQGISREPQILSRRKTPTHAPQVSRSLQWDQLSELSRPDPAPPFRPAAGATGGKGGTAVAEIPETPATPRGPRPPEAPVPKEQSQSQPQPHSPLPSPTDQGPEPPINGVQHVLMRKAGLRAGRPSRGRQHSSEYQRQFEWKDRVANSPLLAAEQALHSSAVLPVHISNPVALESEYSRNFKGSPPPRPPRLRRDVERNQVPLFQRENVPPEKASKAKRKKRKEQHWERKHHNPKEEVGQCQPISTNQEAQQNVHSPRNRKMKSEYNANFRSPLQYQYKDGAWVKASDYADEGEGSAHNVAWYHEVRELKEKAELYRQRAWGTHFSRLHFNQILSDQNHLWEASTASASGSAEQSNRSRTDSSPTIEALDLARVGSGTGSANSARSGGQASTRGQPLAPTVPIPVQPKQAWGAREEPGPVERTDDQAEDKDEEEEERENGEKRERGEDRARESEGSSSLREGGRLPTPKLRTLGLAQRTHHDRTTPAAGGAILVSPPRARASMRERPSPSPQGKPRSPQRLMGHVSPAPTPGKAEEARLTRTPPAAGLTTVDHLPLRDDAWYGAGLSKEPPKRSSVPRSCRRRDPNVKAWTAPWATLPANRIQGALRDPEFQHNGNLGLHRPGLFVYPSSDTTLSDDDDRMSHISARSAASCSMADQVLGRALKRKENFWGKS; encoded by the exons ATGCCTGTCCGTTTTAAG GGTGTCAGTGAGTACAGAAACAAGTATCGAGGACCAACGGCGAGATCCAGGAGTGCGTCTCCTCATCGCAGAATGTTACTGGCTGGCCTACGATCTGCTCACCAGG gtATCAGCCGGGAGCCACAGATTCTGTCCCGGAGGAAGACCCCTACCCACGCTCCACAGGTGTCACGCTCCCTCCAGTGGGATCAGCTGTCGGAGCTGAGTCGCCCGGACCCAGCCCCTCCCTTCAGACCTGCTGCTGGGGCAACTGGGGGGAAAGGGGGCACTGCAGTGGCAGAGATACCAGAGACCCCAGCGACTCCCAGGGGCCCCAGACCGCCAGAGGCCCCAGTCCCAAAAGAGCAGTCACAGTCCCAGCCCCagcctcactctcctctcccctcacccACAGACCAAGGACCAGAGCCCCCCATAAATGGA GTGCAGCATGTGTTGATGAGGAAGGCAGGGCTCAGAGCGGGCAGGCCGTCCAGGGGCAGGCAGCACAGCTCAGAGTACCAGAGGCAGTTTGAGTGGAAGGACAGAGTGGCCAACTCACCTCTGCTGGCTGCGGAGCAG GCTCTCCACTCCAGTGCAGTGCTCCCTGTGCACATTTCTAACCCTGTGGCCCTCGAAAGCGAATACAGCAGGAACTTTAAGGGTTCCCCACCCCCTCGGCCACCGCGCTTACGACGGGACGTCGAGCGGAATCAGGTTCCGTTGTTCCAAAGGGAGAATGTTCCCCCAGAGAAAGCCTCTAAG GCcaagaggaagaaaaggaagGAGCAACATTGGGAGAGGAAGCACCATAACCCCAAAGAGGAAGTGGGCCAGTGCCAGCCAATCAGCACCAATCAGGAAGCCCAGCAAAATGTACATTCTCCTAGAAACAG GAAGATGAAGTCTGAGTATAATGCCAACTTCCGCTCTCCACTGCAGTATCAATACAAAGATGGGGCCTGGGTGAAGGCCTCAGACTATGCAGATGAG GGGGAGGGAAGTGCCCATAATGTGGCGTGGTATCATGAG gtgcgAGAGCTGAAGGAGAAGGCCGAGCTGTACCGGCAGCGGGCCTGGGGCACACACTTCTCCCGGCTCCACTTCAACCAGATCCTGTCGGATCAAAACCACCTGTGGGAGGCCTCCACTGCCTCCGCTTCTGGGTCGGCTGAGCAGAGCAACCGCTCCCGCACGGACAGCAGTCCCACCATAGAGGCCCTAGACCTGGCCAG AGTGGGCAGTGGGACAGGCAGTGCCAACTCTGCCCGCTCTGGCGGCCAAGCATCCACCAGGGGGCAGCCCCTTGCCCCCACCGTCCCTATCCCGGTCCAGCCCAAACAGGCATGGGGCGCCCGGGAGGAGCCTGGTCCGGTGGAGCGGACAGACGATCAGGCCGAAGACAAGgacgaggaagaagaggagagagagaacggagagaaaagagagagaggagaagacag GGCTCGGGAGTCCGAGGGATCCAGCAGCCTCAGGGAAGGGGGCAGGCTGCCGACGCCCAAACTGCGGACCTTGGGCCTCGCTCAGCGGACTCACCACGACCGCACCACCCCTGCTGCCG GAGGAGCCATTTTGGTATCTCCCCCAAGAGCGAGGGCCTCTATGCGTGAGCGACCGAGCCCGTCTCCCCAGGGGAAACCCCGCTCGCCACAAAGGCTCATGGGACATGTTTCCCCAGCCCCGACACCCGGCAAG GCAGAGGAGGCCAGGCTGACCCGCACGCCTCCCGCGGCAGGCCTGACGACTGTGGACCATCTGCCACTCCGTGATGACGCCTGGTATGGTGCGGGTCTGTCCAAGGAACCCCCCAAAAGGTCGTCGGTCCCAAGGTCGTGCCGAAGGCGGGACCCCAATGTGAAGGCCTGGACTGCCCCCTGGGCCACACTGCCTGCCAACCGAATCCAAGGTGCGCTCAGGGACCCCGAGTTCCAGCACAATG GTAACTTGGGTCTTCATCGACCAGGACTCTTTGTGTATCCTTCAAGTGATACAACTCTGTCGGATGATG ACGACCGCATGTCACACATCTCAGCCAGATCTGCAGCGTCCTGCTCCATGGCTGACCAGGTGTTGGGCCGGGCTTTGAAGAGGAAGGAGAACTTCTGGGGGAAAAGctaa